DNA sequence from the Puniceicoccaceae bacterium genome:
CCAATGCGGGAAAAGCCCTGACAGCACGCCTCAAGGCTCAAGGGTTTGGTGGTCTGCGTATGGATGCAAAGTCTGGAAGTATCGTGAATGGGTGTTGCGTTCATAGGTTTACAAAGGGTGTTCATGTGGGGTCGACTTGACCGTTTGTCGGTTCAGAAGCGATTCTCCTTTCGCACGTGGGTGATGATGAGTTTTGCATCCTCCAGCGCCTCGTAAGTATGCTGCTGAATGGCGTCGAACTGCAGGCTCTCACCTGCAATCAGTGCGTGATTTTCATGCGGCAGCACCAAACGGATACTGCCTTCAATGACCCAGCAGATTTCATATTCATCGTGGTGAATCTCGGGCTTGGAAATTTTGGCACCCTTGCGCGCGCTTCCGAAAAAAACGGATGCATTGGAGTAGCGGATGCGCCGCAGTTCAAACCCATCCGAAGCATAGGCATTTTCCCGCGTCACGTGAGCCAGGGGCGATTCCGCCATCGCAATGAGGTCGGTCGCCGTCATGCCAAAAACGCGGGCCAGTTTGAACAGGGTTTCGAGTTCTGCCGAACTCTGGTTTCGCTCAAGTTTGGAGATCACTGCCGTCGAAACTCCGCTGCGCTCGCTCACCTGACCAATCGTCATGCCCTCCCGCTTGCGCAGCGTGCGCAAGATGGAAAAATCGTATTTTGGAAAATCGCTGATCGGTGACATGGGCAAATTCAGAACAGATTCTCTGTTTTCGATTACAATACAAACATGGCATTTTTTTATCCCTCAAGAACGAAATCCAAAACTCCTACTGTCCGAATCAGAATTCATCCCTCAGCTGCTGCTCCTGTTCCCTGCACGCTCCCCATGCTGCATGCATCGCTCCGCTCACATTTGCTCGCCACACTCCAACCCGCGCGCTATGTCCCTCATCGCAAACCATGATCAATTTCAGGACCTCCAGCCATGCCAAGCGCTTTTACCCCGCCACCCTTCTCCTGCTTACCCTCTGCACCTGCACCCGCCCGAGCAACGTGCCGCTTGCACTACTGACCGACCTGAGTCCACTGACGGAGTCCCCGGAATGAGCAGGTTCCCGCAAAAACCCAAAGTTTGCCGCTGTGCAGCAGTTTGCCTGCTCCTCTGCATGCTCCCGTTCACAGCCACAGCCCTGCCAGCACCCGACGCCTGGGTGCTCGGCGTCGGACAGAGTTTCAAAGGATGGGGTGATACCGAAACGCAACCGCTCACCATGGAATGGGGTGCACGATGGATAGTGCCCATCCGCACACAGGATCCCGCACGATCCCGCATCGGCTTGCAGCGACACGAGTTCTGGCTTGAACCCGCCTGGGCTTTCATTGCAACTCCGACCTACGATTCCAACCGCATCGACAACTCCTGGCTGCGCCTGTCCTTCGTGGGTGCTTTTGCCTTTCCGCTCAATTCCCAAGACAGCCTGCTGGTGACTCTGGGTGGCGGCCCCACGCTGCTCTTCACCTCCATCCCTGGCATGGGCAGCAGGCTCAATGGACACTACCAACTGGGCATCGGAGTTGAGCGACAGTGGGGCCGTGGCACCATCACCCTCGAACTGCGCTACCACCACGTTTCCAATCTGGACCGCGCACAGCCCAACCTGCCATTGAATGGACTGCAATGCATGCTGGGATTCGGCTTCTAGCGCAAAATCCACCCAATACTGCCAGAGGCGGGCAGGCACTTTGTGCCCGCCAAAGTCCTAGGGAGCGAAGGGAGCAAGCTGCTCCACAAAATCCTGCAGACTCAGCCCCGGATGCAATGCCCGGTAAAAATTCTGCTGATGCCACCCTTCAAGTCCTTCAACCGCCTGCAGAATTTGCTGCCGCGCTTCGGGGACCGCACAGCTGAGAAACAGCTCCGCTGACTTCATCGCCACTTCACGCTCCGTGTTCGCGAGTGTCTTGGACTTCAAATTCATGCCCAGGGAGCGGATGGCGAGCTGCCAGTCCGCGCTGTCCGATTGTGACTGTTGCAGCAAAGTTACCCAATAATCGCTCACATCCACGCGGCGCCAGCGGATCAATGCCTGTTCAGCCGCTCTGGCGAGGAGTGCGTCGTTTCCGCGGTGACGCTCGATACAGTATTCCAACGCTTCAGCAGCAGAAATTCCATCCAGAATCGCCAACACACGAGCCTCCAGCACGGCGGGCAGCTCCAACGCCAGAGTTGGAGCGAAGGCCCGTTCCCACAGGCGTTCCGGCTGCTCCAGGCGAATCACCAGTCGCTTGAGCGTGATCTGCAAATCCCGAACCAATGACGAATCCGGCGCACTCACCAATTTGACGAGCAACAGTTTGACGGATTGCAAATTCCCCACGCGCTCGAGTCCAGGCAACAGCACATCCAAGGTCGTTTCGGCAAGGGCCTTCTCGGCCAGCAGGGAGTTCAACAATTCCACCGCTCCCTCGCAATTGCGAATTGAGAGCAGTTCAATCGCACGCACATGGTCCGGTTCGGAGAGGTTACCGGCCGAGTCGAGGATGCGGGCGTCAAGCTTGGGGTCGTGCACCACTGCCAGCGAGTTCATCGCTGCGGCGGCGAGCGATTCATTTGCGGAGCGGGTGCGCTCGATAAGCGCATCCGTGCTGTTCACTCCACCCACACTCGCCAACGCCTGCACGGCTGCAAGCTGCACGGCTTCGCTCTCCTGTTCGAGCTGCTGCAATACCCAAGACTCGAGTTCCGTGCGTCCCTGCTCCTGAATCGCACCGAGCACCACAAGCAATGCGGACTCGGAAAAGGGTGTCGTCCGGGAAATTACCCGCTGCCAGGTGGCATTGCGGCCCACTTTCAGCGCCTGATCCAGCAGTGCGTCTCCATGCACAGGATCCGACTTCAGCGTGTCCTCAAGAAAATCGAGTGCTGCAGACTCATCCCGCTCGAGCCACTGCGTCAATGCCGCCACCTGCAGAGCGGATTCACCCTCTTGCGCGATTGCCCGAAGCTCGTTCGCACGTGCCATTCCGGTGTGCAGCAGTGCCGTCGCGATCCGGGACTGCTGCTCTCCTTCGGCAGCTTGCCAGGACTCAAACAAAAACTCCCGCACCTCAGGGTGTTCGAGCGTGCCCAAAACCTGAATCGCCAGCGCATCCAGCGGAATCGCTTCCGATTTCAGCAGCTCGACCAGCAAGGTGGCCTGGCTCGCATCCCGACGAACCGCCAGGGCCGAGAGCATCTCATTGCGAGCCGCATCCGAAGCACCCTTCAACGCTTCGGTCAGGGATTGCGTCACACTGCTACCCTCAATCTGGGCCAGCACTGCGCTCGCTTCGCTTCGCAGTTTTGCGTCACTGGAATCCGCAAGCACCCGTTCAAGCATGGCCTGCACAGTAGCATTCGATGCAATCGGTGGTAACAACCGCATGACATAATACCGCGTGAGTTCAGGTGTCTGCGAATCGGAAATCGATTCCAGCAGCGTCGACTCGAGCTCAAGGCGTTGCGCAGGATCAGCATCGCTTGCACTGGCGTGGGCGACCTGCGACCCCAGTGCGTTAAGCGCAGAGCGACGCGCGTCGTAATCATCAGAATGCAGGGCATCCAAAGATGCGGTAACATCAGTGGCGCACAGCTGAGTCAGCATCGTGATCGTAGCGATCAGTGCATAAGGAAGAGGGGTACGTTGAAGCATGGCTGGGAAATGGGCTTGGTTTCAGTTGTAGAACGGCAACAGGGTTCAGGCGGGCAGCTCGTAGCCCTTGCGACGCGGGCGATCCAACATCTGCAACGCAGGGATATCACCGACAATGGTCTCCGCATTCGGATCCCACTCAATCGGACGCTCAAGGCGCTCAGCAATGCCTGCAAGCAGGCAAATCGTGCCAGTGCGATGTCCAATTTGCGCGTCACAAATGGGTGTCTTTCGTGATACGATGCAGTCGAGCCAGTTGGCCCGGTGGTCATCGGATTCGTAGAGCCGTTCGTCGAGTGGAGAAAGCGGAGCACGGGACAGATCGACGGGATCCGATGCCAGCCCATCACGGCTGACCATCACATCTCCCTTGGAACCGATGAATCGAATCATGTGTCCGCGTCGATCCGGATGGTCACGAATCACACGGATGCCATCCGCATACTCGTGGTATTGATAAGGTTCACCCTCAAAGCCCTTGGGCACAAAACGCGTTGGACCGGAATCATCCTTACCCAGTGCCCACTGCACGATGTCAAAGTGATGGGCTCCCCAGTCTCCGTTTTTGCGTGCACCATACTCCCAGAAGCAGCGCCAGCCACCGCCATAATTTCCAAGGGTACGTTCGGTGAAATAGGGTTCCCATGGTGTCGGTCCAAGCCAACGGTCATAGTTAAAACCCTCGGGAACGGGTTCCTCTGGACGCAGGAAGGGAGGCGCAAAGGATCCAAGGGACACGTGGATCGCGCGAATGTCTCCGATCCAGCCATTGCGCACCATCGTCGCAGCCTTGCGAAAGCGCCAGTCCGAACGTTGCTGCGAACCCACTTGCAAAATGCGCCCGTAGCGTTCCTGCGCAGCCAGCAGTGCCTTGCTCTCGCCAATGGTGAGCGTCATGGGTTTTTCCACATAAACATCCTTGCCCGCACGCATGGCTGCGATGGCAATGGCAGCATGCCAATGGTCGGGTGTGCCGATCACAACCGCATCCACCCCCGGATGCCGGAGCATGTCCTCGTAACGCTCAAATGTGGCAGGACTGGTCCCGGTGGCCAGCTCCACACTTCGGCGCGCCCCTTCCAGATGCTCTGCATGCACATCGCACACCGCCACTACCTGAGTGAGCGGAGAGCTGCAATAGTAGTCCCGGTGGCCGCCCATGATGAGTCCATTGCCCACCAGCCCGATGCCAATGCGGCTATTGGGCCCCGGAATTCCCCGACGTCCGAGGGTTTGGGATTTCAGAACGAGTGGTGCAGCTGCCACCGACCCGATCATCAGACTGCTGCTTCGCAGAAAATTTCGACGATTCATAGGGCGCGTTGTTGGGGTTTACGAATGACCGGTGACTGCGCACGCACCGATCCCTTCACAGAATCTCAACATACTAGCAGCGAAACGCTTGCAGCACAATATCCGTTATCGGCGAATCTTGTGCAGATCTCGTCACAGGCAAGAAGGAAGGGAAGGAGTGAGGAGCTAGAAGCAAGGAGTCAGTCTGAGTTCGCGCAACTGGCTGAAGGTAGCGGGAGCTTCCAGCTCGCGCAACTAACTGAAGGTAGCGGGAGCTTCCAGCTCGCGCAACTAACCTGAAGGTAGTGGGAGCTTCCAGCTCGCGATAAAATTACCCCCTCCAGAGCACAGCAAACCCAAATTTACTCCTTACTCCTTACTCCTTACTCCTTACTTCTTGCTCCTTACTCCTTACTCCTTACTTCCTCCCCCTCACGCACTGCCAAAGCGGATCAGCTTGGCACGTCCGCCCAAAACCACCCGATTGACGAGCAATGCAAACGCAACACAGGCCCAAAGTGTGATGAACATGAGGTGAAGGAAATGCAACGGCGTCCAGACAAAGGTGAAGAACCCATAGAGCACTGCGCCAAAGACCAGGGATGCAATGACGGCCCGGGAATCCACCCCCTTGAACATTAACCCGGTGATGAAGGCTGCGAGGATGGGCATACTGAACAGCCCAATCAGTTGCTGGATCAACTGGATGATCGAATCCGCGCCATTGTAAAGCGGCACCAGCAAGATCGCAAACAAACTGAATCCGATGGAAATCATCCAGTTCATTCGGCGAATCTCAACGTCGGGATTCACGTAGCGCTGGTGAATGTCACACACATAGAGTGCCACGGAGGAGTTGAGCGCGGAATTGAAACTCGTCATGGTCGCCGCCACCATTGCCGCTGCAAAAGCACCTGACAGCCACTTGGGCAGCACCGCCTCCACGATTCGCCCGTAGCTGGCATCCCCCACTTCACCCCAGAGCACGTAAGCGCAGAGTCCCGGCACCACCACAATCAGGGGAACCAGTGTCGCACGGATCACAGCTGCGGCGTAGCACCCCTTCTGGGCCTCCCGCAGTGAGGTTGCTGCAAGCGCACGCTGGGTGATGGTCTGATTCGTACTCCAGTAATAAAGCTGTGTGAAAATCATGCCGGTCAACAGGGCGTGCCACGGCAACACCGAGTCGCTGTCACCGATCATGCTCAGGCGTTCCGCCGGTACGGTGCTCAGATCCCAATCCACCGCCGAAAGTGCCAGCACCGATACCAGGATGGCCATGCTGAAGAGCAGTACCCCACTGTAAGTATCCGACACCGCGACCGCACGTAATCCTCCCAGAATCGCATAGGCGGCTCCCGCGATGGCCATCACACAGGCCAGCACCATAAGCGGGATCTCGAGTCCAAACACCGCCGTCAGGAACAACGAACTCGTGTAGAGCATGATGGGTAGAAAAATCGCGATATTGCCAATGAGAAAAAGGCTCGCCACCGTCGCACGCAGGTGAGGGTTTTGGTACCGGCGCTCCAACAACTCCGTCACGGTGGTGCAGTTATAGCGGTAGTAGATGGGTAGAAATACTTTGGCGAGCAGGATCATGCCGGGAATGCCCGCCAGCTCCCACCAGAGGATGAGCATCGTCTGATTGCCATTCCAGCCCACAAGGGTGTCCGTGTTGATGTTGGTGAGTGTCAGCGACCCCGCAACGTAAAACCAGGTCAGCCCACCCCCGGCGAGAAAGAACTCGCGACTATCGCTTCCTCGCCCACCCGCCTGGCGGCATTTGCGATAGGTCAGCCAGGCAATGAATCCGGTGATCAGACAGAAAACGGCAACTTGAATCATGGTCATTGTGGCACGAAGTGCCGAAAATCAGAAGTTAGAACAAGCCCTGCTCAACGGAGCTTTATGCCATCGGCAGGATTTCGTTGGTGTTCAAGAGTAGAAGAAATACAGGACGGGTTCTCGGGGGTTTCGATGCAACCGTGAAGTAGTGCAACGGCAAAGGGAGGCGACACTGGCAAGGACTTGACAGTCAGAGAGAGGGTTTTGCCAAGGGGTGATTCCAACTCGCTG
Encoded proteins:
- a CDS encoding helix-turn-helix domain-containing protein, yielding MSPISDFPKYDFSILRTLRKREGMTIGQVSERSGVSTAVISKLERNQSSAELETLFKLARVFGMTATDLIAMAESPLAHVTRENAYASDGFELRRIRYSNASVFFGSARKGAKISKPEIHHDEYEICWVIEGSIRLVLPHENHALIAGESLQFDAIQQHTYEALEDAKLIITHVRKENRF
- a CDS encoding acyloxyacyl hydrolase is translated as MLPFTATALPAPDAWVLGVGQSFKGWGDTETQPLTMEWGARWIVPIRTQDPARSRIGLQRHEFWLEPAWAFIATPTYDSNRIDNSWLRLSFVGAFAFPLNSQDSLLVTLGGGPTLLFTSIPGMGSRLNGHYQLGIGVERQWGRGTITLELRYHHVSNLDRAQPNLPLNGLQCMLGFGF
- a CDS encoding Gfo/Idh/MocA family oxidoreductase, which gives rise to MNRRNFLRSSSLMIGSVAAAPLVLKSQTLGRRGIPGPNSRIGIGLVGNGLIMGGHRDYYCSSPLTQVVAVCDVHAEHLEGARRSVELATGTSPATFERYEDMLRHPGVDAVVIGTPDHWHAAIAIAAMRAGKDVYVEKPMTLTIGESKALLAAQERYGRILQVGSQQRSDWRFRKAATMVRNGWIGDIRAIHVSLGSFAPPFLRPEEPVPEGFNYDRWLGPTPWEPYFTERTLGNYGGGWRCFWEYGARKNGDWGAHHFDIVQWALGKDDSGPTRFVPKGFEGEPYQYHEYADGIRVIRDHPDRRGHMIRFIGSKGDVMVSRDGLASDPVDLSRAPLSPLDERLYESDDHRANWLDCIVSRKTPICDAQIGHRTGTICLLAGIAERLERPIEWDPNAETIVGDIPALQMLDRPRRKGYELPA
- a CDS encoding SLC5 family protein, which produces MIQVAVFCLITGFIAWLTYRKCRQAGGRGSDSREFFLAGGGLTWFYVAGSLTLTNINTDTLVGWNGNQTMLILWWELAGIPGMILLAKVFLPIYYRYNCTTVTELLERRYQNPHLRATVASLFLIGNIAIFLPIMLYTSSLFLTAVFGLEIPLMVLACVMAIAGAAYAILGGLRAVAVSDTYSGVLLFSMAILVSVLALSAVDWDLSTVPAERLSMIGDSDSVLPWHALLTGMIFTQLYYWSTNQTITQRALAATSLREAQKGCYAAAVIRATLVPLIVVVPGLCAYVLWGEVGDASYGRIVEAVLPKWLSGAFAAAMVAATMTSFNSALNSSVALYVCDIHQRYVNPDVEIRRMNWMISIGFSLFAILLVPLYNGADSIIQLIQQLIGLFSMPILAAFITGLMFKGVDSRAVIASLVFGAVLYGFFTFVWTPLHFLHLMFITLWACVAFALLVNRVVLGGRAKLIRFGSA